The following coding sequences lie in one Pseudomonas monsensis genomic window:
- a CDS encoding nuclear transport factor 2 family protein, with the protein MSHPVSTLAPAIAAYLDAANARDTSRVASFFAEDANVFDEGQHQVGPRAIAQWMQDTAQRYQPRVEVLDVQQRTGKVLVHGLISGTFPGSPAQLRYTFRLNEQGKIARLDISL; encoded by the coding sequence ATGTCCCATCCCGTCTCTACCCTGGCCCCGGCCATCGCGGCGTACCTCGACGCGGCCAACGCGCGTGACACCAGCCGCGTCGCCAGTTTCTTTGCCGAGGATGCCAACGTGTTCGATGAGGGTCAGCATCAGGTTGGTCCACGCGCCATCGCGCAATGGATGCAGGACACTGCGCAACGCTATCAGCCTCGGGTCGAGGTGCTGGACGTCCAGCAGCGCACCGGCAAGGTGCTGGTACACGGCCTGATCAGCGGAACGTTTCCTGGCAGTCCGGCGCAATTGCGCTACACGTTCCGTCTCAACGAACAGGGCAAAATCGCGCGGCTGGATATTTCCCTGTAG
- a CDS encoding helix-turn-helix transcriptional regulator yields the protein MSRTTRLLTLLQVLRGKKRAVTAASLAAELEVSERTLYRDIAELTALGAPIHGEAGIGYVLRSGLFLPPLMLNADETEAIVLGLRYVDQRGDEVLGKAAADALAKIAAVLDPQAQEALRNPTVMPGPPGYGFPQNAVALNVFRHAIRDQAKLHIDYADARQMPSQRLIWPLALGFLNEVRIIVAWCELRSAYRTFRTDRISAASAQGERYPGRRSDLLRTWREQMKLDESGRFTADKN from the coding sequence GTGTCGCGTACCACTCGTCTTTTGACTTTGCTGCAGGTTTTGCGCGGCAAGAAACGTGCGGTGACCGCCGCGAGTCTGGCGGCCGAGCTGGAAGTCTCCGAGCGCACGCTCTATCGCGACATCGCCGAGCTCACCGCGCTCGGTGCGCCGATTCATGGCGAGGCGGGCATTGGTTATGTGTTGCGCAGTGGTCTGTTTCTGCCACCGCTGATGCTCAATGCCGACGAGACCGAGGCCATCGTGCTGGGGCTGCGTTATGTCGATCAGCGTGGCGACGAGGTCTTGGGCAAGGCCGCCGCAGACGCCTTGGCCAAGATTGCCGCAGTGCTCGATCCGCAGGCCCAGGAGGCGCTGCGCAATCCGACGGTGATGCCAGGACCGCCGGGTTACGGGTTTCCTCAGAATGCCGTGGCGTTGAATGTGTTTCGTCACGCGATCCGCGATCAGGCCAAGTTGCATATCGACTATGCCGACGCCCGCCAGATGCCCAGCCAGCGACTGATCTGGCCATTAGCGCTGGGGTTTCTCAATGAGGTGCGGATCATCGTCGCCTGGTGTGAGTTGCGCAGCGCCTACCGTACGTTCCGAACCGACCGCATCAGCGCTGCCAGTGCGCAGGGCGAGCGCTATCCGGGCCGACGCAGCGATTTGCTGCGCACTTGGCGCGAGCAAATGAAACTGGATGAAAGCGGACGCTTCACTGCTGACAAAAACTGA
- the speB gene encoding agmatinase — translation MDVPMQNDQAITRDSLYGTAAESTYAGITSFMRRRYSRDLRGVDVAVSGVPFDTATSNRPGARFGPRGIRAASTGIAWERHWPWTFDPFDHLAVIDYGDCDFDYGSPHSIPESIEAHAEHILNAGSAMLTFGGDHFISYPLLKAHARKHGRLSLIHFDAHSDTWPDEAGKRVDHGTMFWHAAREGLVDPARSVQIGLRTTNDDHMGFQVLDARQVHRRGCEAIVEAIRARVGDNPVYLTFDIDCLDPAFAPGTGTPVCGGLSTVQALEILGGLRGINLVGMDVVEVAPAYDHADLTSLAAATLAMEMLCLYAARHKVDV, via the coding sequence ATGGACGTGCCCATGCAAAACGATCAGGCCATCACGCGCGACAGCCTCTACGGCACTGCCGCCGAAAGCACCTACGCCGGGATCACCAGTTTCATGCGCCGACGCTACAGCCGCGACTTGCGCGGCGTTGACGTGGCGGTCAGCGGTGTGCCGTTCGACACCGCCACCAGCAACCGCCCCGGCGCGCGTTTCGGCCCGCGCGGGATTCGCGCGGCGTCCACCGGGATTGCCTGGGAGCGCCACTGGCCGTGGACGTTCGATCCGTTCGATCATCTGGCGGTGATCGACTATGGCGACTGCGACTTCGATTACGGTTCGCCGCACAGCATTCCAGAAAGCATCGAAGCCCATGCCGAACACATCCTCAATGCCGGCAGCGCGATGCTGACCTTCGGAGGCGATCATTTCATCAGCTATCCATTGCTCAAGGCGCATGCACGCAAGCATGGCAGGCTGTCGTTGATCCACTTCGATGCACACAGCGACACCTGGCCGGACGAGGCGGGCAAACGGGTCGATCACGGCACCATGTTCTGGCACGCGGCGCGCGAAGGGCTGGTCGATCCGGCGCGCTCGGTGCAGATCGGGTTGCGCACGACCAACGACGATCACATGGGATTTCAGGTGCTCGATGCGCGGCAGGTGCATCGGCGTGGCTGCGAGGCGATTGTCGAGGCCATCCGCGCCCGGGTGGGCGATAACCCGGTGTACCTGACGTTCGACATCGACTGCCTCGATCCGGCCTTTGCGCCAGGCACCGGTACGCCGGTGTGCGGCGGCTTGAGTACGGTGCAGGCGCTGGAGATTCTGGGCGGTTTGCGCGGGATCAATCTGGTCGGCATGGACGTGGTGGAAGTGGCCCCGGCCTACGATCATGCCGACCTGACCTCACTCGCCGCAGCGACCCTGGCGATGGAAATGCTCTGCCTCTATGCGGCCCGGCACAAAGTCGACGTCTGA
- a CDS encoding polyamine ABC transporter substrate-binding protein, whose translation MAPVFKLCFPALLLSVVIHAQAEDKTLNLYSWADYVPPHTLQRFEQETGIHVRYDTFDTSEVLETKLLTGGSGYDVVVPSSTVLARGLAAGALKEIRHDGLKGYANLDPDLLEKLAAVDPGNRYGVPYTWGTLGLGMNVEAVKQRLPDVPLNSLDLLFKPEYASKLKDCGIAILDSPQEVIGLALHYLGKDPYSTERNDLAAAQTLLQKLQPSVLYVATGRQINDLASGNVCLALTYNGDASMAADQARKAGKPFDVAYRIPREGTLVWQDNLAIPKDAPHPDAARAFIEFMLRPDSVAELTNTLFFATANQAATPLVDEAVRSDPDIYPPAAVRERLYADRSMSLKDMRQRTRLWTTFRSHQ comes from the coding sequence ATGGCTCCCGTGTTCAAGCTGTGTTTCCCCGCGCTGTTGTTGTCCGTGGTCATCCATGCCCAGGCCGAGGACAAAACCCTCAACCTCTACAGCTGGGCCGATTACGTGCCGCCGCACACCCTGCAGCGTTTCGAGCAGGAGACCGGCATTCACGTGCGTTACGACACTTTCGATACCTCCGAGGTGCTGGAAACCAAATTGCTCACCGGTGGCAGCGGTTATGACGTGGTCGTGCCGTCCTCCACTGTGTTGGCGCGCGGATTGGCTGCCGGCGCGTTGAAAGAAATCCGCCACGACGGACTCAAGGGTTACGCCAATCTGGACCCGGATCTGCTGGAAAAGCTCGCCGCCGTCGATCCCGGCAATCGCTACGGCGTGCCGTACACCTGGGGCACGCTCGGCCTGGGCATGAACGTCGAGGCGGTGAAACAGCGGCTGCCAGATGTGCCGCTTAACAGTCTCGACCTGCTGTTCAAGCCCGAATACGCCAGCAAGCTCAAGGATTGCGGCATTGCCATTCTGGACTCGCCGCAGGAAGTCATCGGCCTGGCACTGCATTACCTCGGGAAAGATCCCTACAGCACCGAGCGCAATGATCTGGCCGCCGCCCAGACGCTACTGCAGAAATTGCAGCCGTCAGTGTTGTACGTCGCCACCGGCCGGCAGATCAACGATCTGGCCAGCGGCAACGTGTGTCTGGCGCTGACCTATAACGGCGACGCGAGCATGGCCGCCGATCAGGCCCGTAAGGCCGGCAAGCCGTTCGATGTTGCCTACCGTATTCCACGGGAGGGCACGCTGGTGTGGCAGGACAACCTGGCCATCCCCAAAGACGCGCCGCACCCGGACGCTGCGCGAGCATTCATCGAATTCATGCTGCGCCCCGACTCGGTGGCCGAGCTGACCAATACGCTGTTCTTCGCCACCGCCAACCAGGCCGCGACGCCGCTGGTGGATGAAGCCGTGCGCAGCGACCCCGACATCTACCCGCCGGCCGCCGTGCGCGAACGGCTGTACGCCGACCGCAGCATGAGCCTCAAGGACATGCGTCAGCGCACCCGTTTGTGGACCACTTTCCGTAGCCATCAATAA
- a CDS encoding LysR family transcriptional regulator has translation MLGQLHDIDLQLLRLFVSVVECSGFSAAQGELGLSQSSISQQMARLETRLGYRLCSRGKAGFSVTPKGEQLLIAIRSLFESIETFRHQSNGVAGRLIGEVRLGISEAVDQSVLQRVAVAIRRFRERDESVRIELISAMPGEMERLLLQQRLDLAIGYFSQAQSAFDYRQLFSETQHLYCAPGHPLFTDASPGDEALAACDRVDHPYRFLRSDEPFQGKVCSARSEQVEGTLAFILSGKHVGYLPEHYARSWQDRGLLRPVREGELSFEVAFHLARHRAQVPGDAQKAFEEDLLAAFS, from the coding sequence ATGCTCGGCCAGCTTCACGATATTGATCTGCAGTTGCTGCGCCTGTTTGTCAGCGTGGTCGAGTGCAGCGGATTCAGCGCCGCCCAAGGTGAATTGGGCCTGAGCCAGTCGAGCATCAGCCAGCAAATGGCCAGGCTGGAAACGCGCCTGGGCTATCGCCTGTGCAGCCGTGGCAAGGCTGGTTTCAGCGTCACGCCCAAGGGTGAGCAATTGTTGATTGCCATCCGCAGCCTGTTCGAGTCGATCGAAACCTTTCGCCATCAATCCAACGGCGTCGCCGGGCGGCTGATTGGCGAGGTGCGACTGGGCATTTCCGAGGCGGTCGATCAATCCGTGCTGCAACGCGTGGCTGTGGCGATCCGGCGTTTTCGCGAACGCGACGAATCGGTGCGCATCGAGCTGATCAGCGCGATGCCCGGTGAGATGGAGCGCCTGTTACTGCAACAACGGCTGGATCTGGCGATCGGTTACTTCTCTCAGGCACAGAGCGCTTTCGACTATCGCCAGTTGTTCAGTGAAACCCAGCATTTGTACTGTGCACCGGGGCATCCGTTATTCACCGACGCTTCGCCCGGCGACGAGGCCTTGGCCGCCTGTGACCGGGTCGATCACCCGTACCGTTTTTTGCGCAGTGACGAGCCGTTTCAGGGCAAGGTCTGTTCGGCGCGCTCGGAACAGGTGGAAGGCACGCTGGCCTTTATCCTGTCCGGCAAACACGTGGGCTATCTGCCCGAACACTATGCGCGCAGCTGGCAAGACAGAGGCCTGTTGCGGCCGGTACGTGAAGGAGAGTTGAGTTTTGAGGTGGCGTTTCATCTGGCCCGGCATCGCGCACAGGTGCCGGGGGATGCGCAAAAGGCGTTTGAGGAGGATTTGCTCGCGGCCTTCTCCTGA
- a CDS encoding nucleobase:cation symporter-2 family protein: MTASEKTPRNNDLIYGLNDRPHLTATVFAALQHVLASFVGIITPTLIMGGALGLHSEIPYLISMALFVSGLGTFVQAKRFGPVGSGLLCLQGTSFSFISVILSAGFMVKARGGGTDEILSTIFGVCFFAAFIEVVLSQFIGKLRMLITPVVTGTIITLMGLSLIKVAMTDIAGGFGAADLGAASHVFLAALVLGTIVVLNRVDVPFLRLGAIVIGLTLGYVVAWLMGTVDFASLPEVPLVSVPVPFKYGFNFDWVAFVPVAVIFLVSPLEAAGDLTANSMISRQPVKGPLYIRRIKSGLLADGLNSAMAAVFNSMPMVTFAQNNGVIQLTGVASRYVAFFIAGLLVLLGLFPMIGAVLQLMPKPVLGGAELVMFGTVAVAGIKILAEAGLHRRNMLIVAISIGMGLGIAAVPQVLRELPQALRNIFESPITVGALCAIVLNIFLPEEFIELEEDDFDPEASILQVMENPDVAAKGEPGQPVAVAQLNR; the protein is encoded by the coding sequence ATGACCGCCTCTGAAAAAACCCCGCGCAACAACGACCTGATCTACGGCCTCAACGATCGCCCGCACCTCACCGCCACTGTGTTCGCCGCGCTGCAACACGTACTGGCCAGCTTCGTCGGCATCATCACGCCGACCCTGATCATGGGCGGTGCCCTCGGCCTGCACAGCGAAATTCCCTACCTGATCAGCATGGCGCTGTTCGTTTCCGGCCTCGGCACCTTCGTGCAGGCCAAACGTTTCGGCCCGGTCGGGTCGGGCCTGCTGTGCCTGCAAGGCACCAGTTTCTCTTTTATCAGCGTGATTCTCAGCGCCGGGTTCATGGTCAAGGCGCGGGGCGGCGGCACCGATGAAATCCTCTCGACGATCTTCGGCGTGTGTTTTTTCGCCGCGTTTATCGAGGTGGTGCTGAGCCAGTTCATCGGCAAATTGCGCATGCTGATCACCCCGGTGGTCACCGGCACCATCATCACCCTGATGGGCCTGTCTCTGATCAAAGTGGCGATGACCGACATCGCTGGCGGTTTCGGTGCAGCGGATCTCGGCGCAGCCAGCCATGTGTTCCTCGCGGCACTGGTGCTGGGCACCATCGTCGTGCTGAACCGCGTCGATGTGCCCTTCCTGCGTCTGGGTGCCATCGTCATTGGCCTGACCCTCGGTTACGTGGTCGCGTGGCTGATGGGCACGGTGGATTTTGCCAGCCTGCCCGAGGTGCCGCTGGTCAGCGTGCCGGTGCCGTTCAAGTACGGTTTCAACTTCGACTGGGTGGCGTTCGTGCCGGTGGCGGTGATTTTCCTCGTGTCGCCGCTGGAGGCCGCAGGCGATCTGACGGCCAACTCGATGATCTCGCGGCAACCGGTCAAAGGCCCGCTGTACATCCGCCGGATCAAATCCGGCCTGCTCGCCGACGGCCTGAACTCGGCCATGGCGGCCGTGTTCAACAGCATGCCGATGGTGACCTTTGCGCAGAATAACGGGGTGATCCAGCTCACCGGCGTGGCCAGTCGATACGTCGCGTTTTTCATCGCCGGCCTGCTGGTGCTGCTGGGGCTGTTTCCGATGATTGGCGCGGTGCTGCAACTGATGCCGAAACCGGTGCTCGGCGGCGCCGAGCTGGTGATGTTCGGCACCGTGGCCGTGGCCGGGATCAAGATCCTCGCCGAGGCGGGCCTGCATCGGCGCAACATGCTGATCGTGGCGATCTCAATCGGTATGGGCCTGGGCATCGCCGCCGTACCGCAAGTGCTGCGCGAACTGCCACAGGCACTGCGCAACATCTTCGAATCGCCAATCACCGTCGGCGCATTGTGCGCAATCGTGCTGAACATCTTTCTGCCAGAAGAATTCATCGAGCTGGAAGAAGACGACTTCGACCCGGAAGCTTCTATTCTTCAGGTCATGGAAAACCCCGATGTTGCGGCCAAAGGTGAACCTGGCCAACCTGTGGCTGTCGCACAGTTGAACCGCTAA